In one window of Helianthus annuus cultivar XRQ/B chromosome 17, HanXRQr2.0-SUNRISE, whole genome shotgun sequence DNA:
- the LOC110865795 gene encoding putative uncharacterized protein DDB_G0270496, which yields MKKVEQRDDVDYEDDDNIKQPIQNADGDNGSDTEEEYDSETDSMNMESEEDVFGNDTIGEDEDESESNDDDDGMGMKIEDINHADMEDLEKEYEDLRNKEQDLFRNIRRDQDDDILKGQAVKNQRALWDKTLEFRFLLQKSFSTSNRLPQEPIRSAFCNSSEEVKEAYSDLFDSSKKTLDSILKLQETLIEKNPSIMDATEGDAAQYSKSLDAFKNSTEGDEEWFRISQMQSRIAPFRNMSVDKWQRKTQVTSGAAGMKNKFQAFNQNISDQVASYMRDPSRMIKGMQQTRSVVPVFGDVSDSTLDMNEAINADGDPELLDDSEFYQQLLREFFESVDAGSSETAFYALKRLQTKKRKIVDRRASKSRKIRYHVHEKIVNFMAPEPMNIPPMVPKLFENLFGLKTPKPALVS from the exons atgaaaaaagttGAGCAGAGAGACGACGTTGattatgaagatgatgataaCATCAAACAACCAATTCAGAAT GCGGATGGAGACAACGGTAGTGACACTGAAGAAGAGTATGACTCTGAAACGGATAGTATGAAT ATGGAGAGCGAGGAAGATGTTTTTGGAAACGATACTATTGGAGAGGATGAGGATGAAAGCGAgagtaatgatgatgatgatggtatgGGCATGAAAATAGAAGACATCAATCATGCTGATATGGAAGACCTTGAGAAGGAGTACGAAGATCTTCGAAACAAAGAACA AGACCTGTTCAGAAACATAAGACGTGACCAAGATGATGATATTCTCAAAGGTCAAGCCGTAAAAAATCAAAGG GCTCTCTGGGACAAAACTCTTGAGTTCAGATTCTTGCTACAGAAGTCATTTTCAACCTCAAATCGTCTTCCACAG GAGCCAATCCGATCTGCTTTCTGCAATTCCAGTGAAGAAGTTAAAGAAGCTTATTCAGACCTATTTGATTCATCTAAGAAAACCCTTGATTCTATTCTTAAATTGCAGGAG ACGCTTATTGAAAAGAATCCGTCAATTATGGATGCAACTGAAG GTGATGCTGCACAATATTCTAAAAGCTTAGACGCTTTTAAGAACTCAACTGAAGGAGATGAAGAATGGTTTCGGATTTCTCAAATGCAATCTAG AATTGCTCCTTTTAGAAACATGTCAGTTGATAAATGGCAGAGGAAGACACAGGTGACAAGTGGTGCAGCCGGCATGAAAAATAAATTTCAAGCCTTTAATCAG AATATCAGTGATCAAGTTGCGTCATACATGCGGGACCCGAGCAGAATGATAAAAGGGATGCAGCAAACGAGATCCGTTGTCCCGGTTTTTGGTGAT GTTTCTGACTCAACTCTAGATATGAATGAG GCAATAAATGCTGATGGTGATCCTGAACTTCTTGATGATTCTGAGTTCTATCAACAATTACTGAGAGAATTTTTTGAATCTGTTGATGCGGGATCATCCG AGACTGCGTTCTATGCTCTGAAGAGATTACAAACTAAGAAACGCAAAATTGTTGATCGGCGTGCTTCTAAAAGCCGAAAGATTAG GTATCATGTTCATGAGAAGATTGTGAATTTCATGGCTCCTGAGCCCATGAACATACCTCCAATGGTCCCCAAGTTATTTGAGAACTTATTTGGCCTCAAAACCCCCAAACCTGCTTTAGTATCTTAG
- the LOC110885280 gene encoding glutathione S-transferase T3-like, with translation MPHTYGFTQPRASQPSQQQPEPEVDIVQETQPEPEQETSKRGKRSHKKDPNQPRRKQTYVIWMKDKEYTLVRSWVNVSEDPDVANFQTGSEFWNRIRELFYSTWGKGEHRYKDSISSKWTDINNKCHAFQEVYQQNYDNRPSEEGDVGVLTSAMEEFKKTKGVFTYDKCWDLLRNNPKWAGVPTMTSSSRRKTKWSKTSSSVNPDTPISDACNVDLNVVVYDDEEVEELTQPTGRRKDKRTGKKPVESSSDLELVV, from the exons ATGCCACACACTTACGGCTTTACCCAACCCAGAGCCTCGCAACCATCACAACAACAACCTGAACCCGAGGTAGATATCGTGCaggagacgcaacccgaaccggaGCAAGAGACATCCAAACGTGGTAAAAGGTCACATAAAAAGGACCCGAACCAACCTCGTCGTAAGCAAACTTACGTTATTTGGATGAAGGACAAGGAATACACGTTGGTTCGGTCGTGGGTCAATGTTTCGGAGGACCCCGATGTGG CGAACTTTCAAACCGGTTCAGAATTTTGGAACCGGATTCGTGAGCTTTTTTATAGCACGTGGGGAAAAGGTGAACACCGTTATAAAGATTCAATCTCTAGCAAATGGACTGATATCAACAACAAGTGTCACGCCTTCCAAGAAGTTTATCAACAAAACTACGATAATCGGCCGAGCGAAGAAGGTGATGTCGGTGTTTTAACGAGCGCTATGGAAGAGTTCAAAAAAACGAAAGGCGTTTTCACGTACGATAAATGTTGGGACCTACTAAGAAACAATCCAAAGTGGGCTGGCGTACCGACcatgacgtctagtagtagacgtAAAACTAAATGGTCGAAAACGTCATCCTCCGTTAACCCTGACACACCAATATCTGATGCCTGCAATGTCGATTTAAATGTTGTTGTGTACGATGATGAGGAAGTTGAAGAGTTGACCCAACCGACCGGTAGAAGAAAGGATAAGCGAACCGGGAAAAAACCGGTggagtcgtcttccgatctcga GCTTGTAGTTTGA